Proteins encoded by one window of Sardina pilchardus chromosome 7, fSarPil1.1, whole genome shotgun sequence:
- the LOC134087187 gene encoding zinc finger protein 239-like isoform X1, translating to MDEISLQNMDLKHEEACIKLEQATQFITQALKDEEEKPKMAPVPDSDMEVRRASVVDCGKTQEQRKQKIKKDDEDGEQPETRLCDLVKMDEISQQNMDIKHEEACIKLEQATQFITQALKDEEEKPNMAPVPDSDMEFRRASVVDCGKTQQQRKQKIKKDDEDGEQPETRRGSSPSSSSASPSMSHTETEKSKNHSCSVCGKSFRSLSLLRKHGVVHTGEGPHFCSLCGKSFTEKCNLKRHQLLHTGEKPFYCNQCGNSFRQVVHLREHQRIHTGEKPFHCTLCGKSFASKGNLKAHHQHKHTKQRPHHCADCGNSFTCHNDLKKHQRIHTGERPYPCTQCGQSFTRPSHLRRHQHTHTGERLFHCTHCGKNLSTLEYLKVHQKKHTGQM from the exons ATGGATGAGATCAGTCTGCAGAATATGGACTTAAAGCACGAAGAAGCCTGCATCAAACTGGAGCAGGCCACCCAATTTATTACACAAGCtttaaag GATGAGGAGGAAAAGCCAAAGATGGCTCCAGTCCCCGACTCTGACATGGAGGTCAGGAGGGCATCAGTGGTGGACTGTGGGAAAACACAAGAGCAGCGAAAGCAAAAGATCAAGAAGGACGATGAAGATGGAGAACAGCCCGAGACCc gcctatgtgaccTTGTGAAGATGGATGAGATCAGTCAGCAGAATATGGACATAAAGCACGAAGAAGCCTGCATCAAACTGGAGCAGGCCACCCAATTTATTACACAAGCTTTAAAG GATGAAGAGGAAAAGCCAAACATGGCTCCAGTCCCCGACTCTGACATGGAGTTCAGGAGGGCATCAGTGGTGGACTGTgggaaaacacaacagcagcGAAAGCAAAAGATCAAGAAGGACGATGAAGATGGAGAACAGCCCGAGACCc gaagaggatcatctccctcatcctcttcaGCATCCCCCTCcatgtcacacacagagactgagaAGTCCAAAAATCActcctgttctgtgtgtggtAAAAGCTTCCGCTCACTGTCTCTGCTCAGGAAGCATGGTGTTGTCCACACAGGTGAGGGGCCACACTTCTGCTCCCTGTGCGGTAAGAGTTTCACTGAAAAGTGCAATCTCAAGCGACACCAGCTCCTGCACACTGGGGAGAAGCCCTTTTACTGCAATCAGTGTGGCAACAGTTTCAGACAAGTGGTGCATCTCAGAGAACACCAGCGcattcacacaggagagaagccGTTCCACTGCACTCTGTGTGGCAAGAGTTTCGCTTCCAAGGGAAATCTCAAAGCACACCACCAGCACAAGCATACAAAACAGAGGCCGCACCACTGCGCTGACTGTGGCAACAGTTTCACTTGCCACAACGATCTCAAGAAGCACCAGCGTATTCACACAGGAGAACGGCCGTACCCCTGCACTCAGTGTGGCCAGAGTTTCACCAGGCCGTCTCATCTCAGACGacaccagcacactcacacaggggaGAGGCTGTTTCACTGTACTCATTGTGGCAAGAATTTGTCTACTCTTGAATATCTGAAAGTACACCAGAAGAAACACACTGGACAAATGTAG
- the LOC134087187 gene encoding oocyte zinc finger protein XlCOF26-like isoform X2, which yields MAPVPDSDMEVRRASVVDCGKTQEQRKQKIKKDDEDGEQPETRLCDLVKMDEISQQNMDIKHEEACIKLEQATQFITQALKDEEEKPNMAPVPDSDMEFRRASVVDCGKTQQQRKQKIKKDDEDGEQPETRRGSSPSSSSASPSMSHTETEKSKNHSCSVCGKSFRSLSLLRKHGVVHTGEGPHFCSLCGKSFTEKCNLKRHQLLHTGEKPFYCNQCGNSFRQVVHLREHQRIHTGEKPFHCTLCGKSFASKGNLKAHHQHKHTKQRPHHCADCGNSFTCHNDLKKHQRIHTGERPYPCTQCGQSFTRPSHLRRHQHTHTGERLFHCTHCGKNLSTLEYLKVHQKKHTGQM from the exons ATGGCTCCAGTCCCCGACTCTGACATGGAGGTCAGGAGGGCATCAGTGGTGGACTGTGGGAAAACACAAGAGCAGCGAAAGCAAAAGATCAAGAAGGACGATGAAGATGGAGAACAGCCCGAGACCc gcctatgtgaccTTGTGAAGATGGATGAGATCAGTCAGCAGAATATGGACATAAAGCACGAAGAAGCCTGCATCAAACTGGAGCAGGCCACCCAATTTATTACACAAGCTTTAAAG GATGAAGAGGAAAAGCCAAACATGGCTCCAGTCCCCGACTCTGACATGGAGTTCAGGAGGGCATCAGTGGTGGACTGTgggaaaacacaacagcagcGAAAGCAAAAGATCAAGAAGGACGATGAAGATGGAGAACAGCCCGAGACCc gaagaggatcatctccctcatcctcttcaGCATCCCCCTCcatgtcacacacagagactgagaAGTCCAAAAATCActcctgttctgtgtgtggtAAAAGCTTCCGCTCACTGTCTCTGCTCAGGAAGCATGGTGTTGTCCACACAGGTGAGGGGCCACACTTCTGCTCCCTGTGCGGTAAGAGTTTCACTGAAAAGTGCAATCTCAAGCGACACCAGCTCCTGCACACTGGGGAGAAGCCCTTTTACTGCAATCAGTGTGGCAACAGTTTCAGACAAGTGGTGCATCTCAGAGAACACCAGCGcattcacacaggagagaagccGTTCCACTGCACTCTGTGTGGCAAGAGTTTCGCTTCCAAGGGAAATCTCAAAGCACACCACCAGCACAAGCATACAAAACAGAGGCCGCACCACTGCGCTGACTGTGGCAACAGTTTCACTTGCCACAACGATCTCAAGAAGCACCAGCGTATTCACACAGGAGAACGGCCGTACCCCTGCACTCAGTGTGGCCAGAGTTTCACCAGGCCGTCTCATCTCAGACGacaccagcacactcacacaggggaGAGGCTGTTTCACTGTACTCATTGTGGCAAGAATTTGTCTACTCTTGAATATCTGAAAGTACACCAGAAGAAACACACTGGACAAATGTAG